The following coding sequences are from one Brienomyrus brachyistius isolate T26 chromosome 2, BBRACH_0.4, whole genome shotgun sequence window:
- the LOC125728343 gene encoding P2Y purinoceptor 4: MNSSSVEPLNSVAVNLSHLESCSPEPQHLTITVLLCLVFLVGFILNSFSLWVFCYRISHWTSSNVLQFHLALSDAIITPAAPLMATYFIKSNHWTFGSFLCKTKIALLTMHLYGSILFLMLISIHRYIVVVQYKKTSPMKQVKFIHKLCGGIWLLLLASGTAIFSMFNTSNVGNQTLCLSIHQDEYTQVYFTVNLFILILGFLVPFAVTMVCYFLLASSVSRINTTTTKGQAIKSKSHKTVAICLAIFGFCFMPIALVRTIAVVVKMFFPNECKLLVKLETAYYICWILAGANCCVDPLLYCFVSRDFNKCLRTSLKTGGKIQEKRNENELYDQDSTFNSQPTI, translated from the coding sequence ATGAACAGCTCTTCTGTGGAACCCCTGAACAGTGTTGCTGTCAACCTCAGTCACCTAGAATCCTGTAGTCCGGAGCCACAGCACCTCACCATTACTGTATTGCTCTGCCTGGTCTTTCTAGTGGGGTTCATACTGAACAGCTTCAGTTTATGGGTCTTCTGCTATCGTATTTCTCACTGGACCTCTAGTAACGTCTTGCAGTTCCACCTGGCACTGAGCGACGCTATTATCACCCCAGCAGCTCCTTTGATGGCAACCTACTTCATCAAAAGCAATCACTGGACCTTTGGCAGCTTCCTCTGTAAGACGAAGATCGCCCTACTTACCATGCACTTGTATGGCAGCATTCTGTTCCTCATGCTCATTAGCATCCATCGCTATATAGTTGTGGTCCAATACAAGAAAACTTCACCTATGAAACAAGTGAAATTCATTCACAAACTTTGCGGTGGGATCTGGTTGTTATTACTGGCTAGCGGGACAGCCATCTTTAGTATGTTTAACACCAGTAACGTTGGCAACCAAACTCTTTGCCTCAGCATTCACCAAGATGAATACACGCAAGTCTACTTCACAGTGAACTTATTCATCCTTATCCTGGGGTTTCTTGTGCCATTCGCCGTGACTATGGTGTGCTACTTCCTTTTGGCCAGCTCCGTGTCTCGCATCAACACTACCACCACGAAAGGACAAGCCATTAAATCCAAATCACACAAGACGGTGGCTATCTGCCTGGCGATTTTCGGCTTCTGCTTCATGCCGATTGCCCTGGTTCGCACCATAGCTGTTGTGGTCAAGATGTTCTTCCCAAATGAGTGCAAACTCCTCGTGAAGTTGGAGACAGCTTATTACATCTGTTGGATTTTGGCTGGTGCCAACTGCTGTGTGGATCCTCTACTCTACTGCTTTGTTTCACGGGATTTCAACAAGTGTCTTCGCACATCCTTGAAAACTGGAGGCAAAATTCAAGAGAAGCGTAATGAGAATGAGTTATATGATCAAGATTCGACATTCAATTCTCAACCTACCATCTGA
- the LOC125720556 gene encoding uncharacterized protein LOC125720556 isoform X2, with protein sequence MSALWKLSAPLSPKKDPSQPLELVRCIGKAIYKTDSGITGAHMENSKFAKLTKKQTKGSIRSKPGNLRPNWSYQSMSQLAVYPRLGTVNAEKWWSTEMSGWDLSERTKSCHRFKSPSRRPSPAFWVWLPTHPGSPLPGLSIPRIQSLKTPMAAGLHGPCVLQCVGFATGRGDAEQEKSCNSDMNSQHFGIFARGSCRSRHGGQFGSLRSKVALTSMGAPRQSTISTIAHRRACCISDMQGLHVEERDSSLFKGTKPSGSSPAGSHTEISLLNS encoded by the exons ATGTCGGCGTTATGGAAATTGTCAGCTCCACTGTCACCCAAAAAGGACCCCAGCCAACCTCTGGAGTTAGTGAGATGCATTGGGAAGGCCATATATAAGACAGATTCAGGAATCACAGGAGCTCATATGGAAAATAGCAAATTTGCTAAATTAACGAAAAAACAG ACAAAAGGTTCAATAAGAAGTAAGCCTGGGAATCTCAGACCGAATTGGTCATACCAAAGTATGTCTCAGCTTGCAGTCTATCCAAG GCTGGGGACGGTGAATGCAGAGAAATGGTGGAGCACTGAAATGTCAGGGTGGGATTTGTCTGAGAGGACAAAAAGCTGCCACAGATTTAAATCTCCTTCAAGGAGACCCAGTCCAGCATTCTGGGTATG GCTTCCCACACATCCCGGGTCACCACTGCCCGGACTCAGCATTCCCAGGATTCAAAG TCTGAAAACTCCAATGGCAGCGGGCCTACATGGTCCGTGCGTATTGCAGTGTGTTGGCTTCGCTACAG GGCGGGGTGATGCTGAGCAGGAAAAGAGCTGCAACAGTGACATGAACTCCCAGCATTTCGGCATTTTCGCAAGGGGAAGCTGCAGGAGCCGACATGGTGGTCAGTTTGGCTCTCTCAGAAGCAAAG TTGCCCTCACAAGTATGGGAGCTCCCAGGCAAAGTACCATTAGCACTATTGCCCACAGAAGAGCCTGCTGCATTTCAGACATGCAAGGCCTCCATGTGGAGGAGAGAG ATTCATCCTTATTCAAAGGGACCAAGCCTTCTGGCTCATCACCAGCTGGAAGCCACACAGAAATCTCCCTGCTAAATTCCTAA
- the LOC125720556 gene encoding uncharacterized protein LOC125720556 isoform X4, protein MSALWKLSAPLSPKKDPSQPLELVRCIGKAIYKTDSGITGAHMENSKFAKLTKKQTKGSIRSKPGNLRPNWSYQSMSQLAVYPRLPTHPGSPLPGLSIPRIQSLKTPMAAGLHGPCVLQCVGFATGRGDAEQEKSCNSDMNSQHFGIFARGSCRSRHGGQFGSLRSKVALTSMGAPRQSTISTIAHRRACCISDMQGLHVEERDSSLFKGTKPSGSSPAGSHTEISLLNS, encoded by the exons ATGTCGGCGTTATGGAAATTGTCAGCTCCACTGTCACCCAAAAAGGACCCCAGCCAACCTCTGGAGTTAGTGAGATGCATTGGGAAGGCCATATATAAGACAGATTCAGGAATCACAGGAGCTCATATGGAAAATAGCAAATTTGCTAAATTAACGAAAAAACAG ACAAAAGGTTCAATAAGAAGTAAGCCTGGGAATCTCAGACCGAATTGGTCATACCAAAGTATGTCTCAGCTTGCAGTCTATCCAAG GCTTCCCACACATCCCGGGTCACCACTGCCCGGACTCAGCATTCCCAGGATTCAAAG TCTGAAAACTCCAATGGCAGCGGGCCTACATGGTCCGTGCGTATTGCAGTGTGTTGGCTTCGCTACAG GGCGGGGTGATGCTGAGCAGGAAAAGAGCTGCAACAGTGACATGAACTCCCAGCATTTCGGCATTTTCGCAAGGGGAAGCTGCAGGAGCCGACATGGTGGTCAGTTTGGCTCTCTCAGAAGCAAAG TTGCCCTCACAAGTATGGGAGCTCCCAGGCAAAGTACCATTAGCACTATTGCCCACAGAAGAGCCTGCTGCATTTCAGACATGCAAGGCCTCCATGTGGAGGAGAGAG ATTCATCCTTATTCAAAGGGACCAAGCCTTCTGGCTCATCACCAGCTGGAAGCCACACAGAAATCTCCCTGCTAAATTCCTAA
- the LOC125720556 gene encoding uncharacterized protein LOC125720556 isoform X1 yields MSALWKLSAPLSPKKDPSQPLELVRCIGKAIYKTDSGITGAHMENSKFAKLTKKQTKGSIRSKPGNLRPNWSYQSMSQLAVYPRLGTVNAEKWWSTEMSGWDLSERTKSCHRFKSPSRRPSPAFWASHTSRVTTARTQHSQDSKASRLRKSMKHENYQSSRGSIEPLNRPMQGRRIPLKRRTLCLKTPMAAGLHGPCVLQCVGFATGRGDAEQEKSCNSDMNSQHFGIFARGSCRSRHGGQFGSLRSKVALTSMGAPRQSTISTIAHRRACCISDMQGLHVEERDSSLFKGTKPSGSSPAGSHTEISLLNS; encoded by the exons ATGTCGGCGTTATGGAAATTGTCAGCTCCACTGTCACCCAAAAAGGACCCCAGCCAACCTCTGGAGTTAGTGAGATGCATTGGGAAGGCCATATATAAGACAGATTCAGGAATCACAGGAGCTCATATGGAAAATAGCAAATTTGCTAAATTAACGAAAAAACAG ACAAAAGGTTCAATAAGAAGTAAGCCTGGGAATCTCAGACCGAATTGGTCATACCAAAGTATGTCTCAGCTTGCAGTCTATCCAAG GCTGGGGACGGTGAATGCAGAGAAATGGTGGAGCACTGAAATGTCAGGGTGGGATTTGTCTGAGAGGACAAAAAGCTGCCACAGATTTAAATCTCCTTCAAGGAGACCCAGTCCAGCATTCTGG GCTTCCCACACATCCCGGGTCACCACTGCCCGGACTCAGCATTCCCAGGATTCAAAGGCTAGTAGGCTGCGGAAAAGCATGAAGCATGAAAACTATCAATCCAGTAGGGGCAGCATTGAGCCATTAAACCGGCCAATGCAGGGTAGAAGAATCCCACTGAAGAGAAGGACATTATG TCTGAAAACTCCAATGGCAGCGGGCCTACATGGTCCGTGCGTATTGCAGTGTGTTGGCTTCGCTACAG GGCGGGGTGATGCTGAGCAGGAAAAGAGCTGCAACAGTGACATGAACTCCCAGCATTTCGGCATTTTCGCAAGGGGAAGCTGCAGGAGCCGACATGGTGGTCAGTTTGGCTCTCTCAGAAGCAAAG TTGCCCTCACAAGTATGGGAGCTCCCAGGCAAAGTACCATTAGCACTATTGCCCACAGAAGAGCCTGCTGCATTTCAGACATGCAAGGCCTCCATGTGGAGGAGAGAG ATTCATCCTTATTCAAAGGGACCAAGCCTTCTGGCTCATCACCAGCTGGAAGCCACACAGAAATCTCCCTGCTAAATTCCTAA
- the LOC125720556 gene encoding uncharacterized protein LOC125720556 isoform X3 has protein sequence MSQLAVYPRLGTVNAEKWWSTEMSGWDLSERTKSCHRFKSPSRRPSPAFWASHTSRVTTARTQHSQDSKASRLRKSMKHENYQSSRGSIEPLNRPMQGRRIPLKRRTLCLKTPMAAGLHGPCVLQCVGFATGRGDAEQEKSCNSDMNSQHFGIFARGSCRSRHGGQFGSLRSKVALTSMGAPRQSTISTIAHRRACCISDMQGLHVEERDSSLFKGTKPSGSSPAGSHTEISLLNS, from the exons ATGTCTCAGCTTGCAGTCTATCCAAG GCTGGGGACGGTGAATGCAGAGAAATGGTGGAGCACTGAAATGTCAGGGTGGGATTTGTCTGAGAGGACAAAAAGCTGCCACAGATTTAAATCTCCTTCAAGGAGACCCAGTCCAGCATTCTGG GCTTCCCACACATCCCGGGTCACCACTGCCCGGACTCAGCATTCCCAGGATTCAAAGGCTAGTAGGCTGCGGAAAAGCATGAAGCATGAAAACTATCAATCCAGTAGGGGCAGCATTGAGCCATTAAACCGGCCAATGCAGGGTAGAAGAATCCCACTGAAGAGAAGGACATTATG TCTGAAAACTCCAATGGCAGCGGGCCTACATGGTCCGTGCGTATTGCAGTGTGTTGGCTTCGCTACAG GGCGGGGTGATGCTGAGCAGGAAAAGAGCTGCAACAGTGACATGAACTCCCAGCATTTCGGCATTTTCGCAAGGGGAAGCTGCAGGAGCCGACATGGTGGTCAGTTTGGCTCTCTCAGAAGCAAAG TTGCCCTCACAAGTATGGGAGCTCCCAGGCAAAGTACCATTAGCACTATTGCCCACAGAAGAGCCTGCTGCATTTCAGACATGCAAGGCCTCCATGTGGAGGAGAGAG ATTCATCCTTATTCAAAGGGACCAAGCCTTCTGGCTCATCACCAGCTGGAAGCCACACAGAAATCTCCCTGCTAAATTCCTAA
- the LOC125720556 gene encoding uncharacterized protein LOC125720556 isoform X5 yields the protein MQRNGGALKCQGGICLRGQKAATDLNLLQGDPVQHSGLPTHPGSPLPGLSIPRIQSLKTPMAAGLHGPCVLQCVGFATGRGDAEQEKSCNSDMNSQHFGIFARGSCRSRHGGQFGSLRSKVALTSMGAPRQSTISTIAHRRACCISDMQGLHVEERDSSLFKGTKPSGSSPAGSHTEISLLNS from the exons ATGCAGAGAAATGGTGGAGCACTGAAATGTCAGGGTGGGATTTGTCTGAGAGGACAAAAAGCTGCCACAGATTTAAATCTCCTTCAAGGAGACCCAGTCCAGCATTCTGG GCTTCCCACACATCCCGGGTCACCACTGCCCGGACTCAGCATTCCCAGGATTCAAAG TCTGAAAACTCCAATGGCAGCGGGCCTACATGGTCCGTGCGTATTGCAGTGTGTTGGCTTCGCTACAG GGCGGGGTGATGCTGAGCAGGAAAAGAGCTGCAACAGTGACATGAACTCCCAGCATTTCGGCATTTTCGCAAGGGGAAGCTGCAGGAGCCGACATGGTGGTCAGTTTGGCTCTCTCAGAAGCAAAG TTGCCCTCACAAGTATGGGAGCTCCCAGGCAAAGTACCATTAGCACTATTGCCCACAGAAGAGCCTGCTGCATTTCAGACATGCAAGGCCTCCATGTGGAGGAGAGAG ATTCATCCTTATTCAAAGGGACCAAGCCTTCTGGCTCATCACCAGCTGGAAGCCACACAGAAATCTCCCTGCTAAATTCCTAA
- the nelfb gene encoding negative elongation factor B: MFAGLPELGISNGEDLKETLTNCTEPLKAIDQFQTENGILLPTLQSALPFLDLHGTPRLEFHQSVFDELREKLMERVATIAEGKEEDRYVKLEELLEKSFPLVKMPSIQPVVMQVMKHLPKVPEKKLKQVMADKELYKVCAVEVKRQIWQDNQALFGDEVSPLLKQYIVEKEAALFSSDLSVLHNFFSPSPKTRRQGEVVQKLTQMIGKNVKLYDMVLQFLRTLFLRTRNVHYCTLRAELLMSLHDLDISEICSVDPCHKFTWCLDACIREKFVDAKRARELQGFLDGVKKGQEQVLGDLSMILCDPFASNTLVLSLVRNLQELLGQDALPRDSPDLLLLLRMLSLGQGAWDMIDSQVFKEPRLDLEVVTRFLPAMLSVVVDDYTYTVEQKLPSEEKTSLVYPSSLPDAFNRYLQENRVACEMGLYYVLHIAKQRNKNALQRLLPALVETYNDTAFGDIFLHLLTGHLTLLSDDFGTEEFCSAVFDNFLLTSFSSKENVHRHTLRLLLHLHHKLLPPRLEALVKTLEPPKQSSDPVKELYTQLVEKLEAQKKSPPQPAEAPTLDLGLHPVTVPTPTSAPSTPL, from the exons ATGTTTGCGGGATTACCAGAACTTGGAATTTCCAACGGCGAAGATCTAAAAGAAACTCTCACCAACTGCACAGAGCCTCTGAAAGCAATCGACCAATTTCAG ACAGAGAATGGCATCTTACTACCCACACTTCAGTCGGCACTCCCCTTCCTGGACCTCCACGGCACGCCCCGACTGGAGTTTCACCAGTCTGTCTTTGATGAGCTTCGGGAGAAGCTGATGGAGCGTGTTGCCACTATCGCGGAAGGGAAGGAGGAGGACCG ATATGtgaagctggaggagctgctggAGAAAAGCTTTCCTTTGGTCAAGATGCCGTCCATCCAGCCAGTGGTTATGCAGGTGATGAAACACCTGCCCAAG GTACCAGAGAAGAAGCTGAAGCAGGTAATGGCAGATAAGGAGCTGTACAAGGTGTGCGCCGTGGAGGTGAAGCGGCAGATCTGGCAGGACAACCAAGCCCTGTTCGGCGATGAGGTGTCTCCACTGCTCAAGCAGTACATTGTGGAGAAGGAGGCGGCCCTGTTCAGCAGCGACCTCTCTGTGCTTCACAACTTCTTCAGCCCCTCGCCCAAGACACGCCGACAGGGAGAG GTGGTGCAGAAGCTTACACAGATGATTGGGAAGAATGTGAAGCTCTACGACATGGTCCTGCAGTTCCTGCGCACTCTCTTCCTGCGCACGCGCAACGTCCACTACTGCACGCTGCGCGCTGAGCTGCTCATGTCCCTCCACGACCTGGACATCAGCGAGATCTGCTCTGTTGACCCGTGCCACAAG TTCACCTGGTGCTTGGATGCCTGCATCCGGGAGAAGTTTGTGGATGCCAAGCGAGCCAGGGAACTGCAGGGTTTCCTGGATGGAGTCAAAAAGGGTCAGGAGCAAGTGCTGGG GGACCTTTCTATGATCCTGTGTGACCCGTTTGCCAGTAACACCCTGGTGCTGAGCCTCGTCAGAAATCTGCAGGAGCTGCTGGGCCAGGATGCTTTACCCAGG GACAGTCCAGACCTGCTTCTGCTTCTGAGGATGCTGTCACTTGGCCAAGGAGCTTGGGACATGATTGACAGCCAGGTGTTCAAAGAACCTCGCCTG GACCTGGAAGTGGTGACGCGCTTCTTACCTGCTATGTTGTCGGTGGTGGTTGACGACTACACTTACACTGTAGAGCAGAAGCTACCCAGTGAGGAAAAGACGTCCCTGGTCTATCCCAGCAGTCTGCCGGACGCCTTCAACAG ATATCTTCAGGAAAACAGAGTTGCTTGTGAGATGGGCCTGTACTATGTTCTTCACATTGCCAAGCAGAGAAATAAAAACGCTCTGCAGAGGTTGCTGCCTGCACTGG TTGAAACCTATAATGACACGGCTTTCGGGGACATCTTCCTACACCTGCTGACGGGACACCTTACCCTGCTGTCTGACGACTTTGGCACGGAGGAGTTCTGCTCTGCCGTCTTCGACAATTTCCTCCTCACTTCTTTCTCAAG TAAGGAGAATGTACATCGGCACACACTTCGCTTGTTGCTACACCTGCACCACAAGTTGCTGCCACCCCGCCTGGAGGCCCTGGTGAAGACCCTTGAGCCTCCTAAACAG AGCAGTGACCCTGTTAAAGAGCTCTACACCCAGCTGGTGGAGAAGCTGGAGGCTCAGAAGAAGAGCCCTCCACAGCCTGCCGAAGCTCCCACACTGGACTTGGGTCTCCACCCTGTCACAGTGCCTACCCCCACCTCCGCTCCCAGCACGCCCCTGTGA
- the phpt1 gene encoding 14 kDa phosphohistidine phosphatase isoform X2 produces the protein MAAAQLAAVPVVDIDPSGVFKYVLIRVRSTEENNDSSVDIVRGYSWAEYHAELEKTGELDCECLGGGRISHDSQARKIHVYGYSVGFGRADHSVSTEKLKSKYTDYEVTWSNEGY, from the exons ATGGCTGCTGCACAACTTGCAGCTGTCCCTGTGGTTGATATCGACCCCAGTGGCGTATTTAAATACGTACTTATTCGAGTCCGTAGTACTGAGGAGAACAACGACTCAAGTGTAGATATAGTCCGAGGTTATTCTTGGGCAGAATATCACG CTGAGCTGGAGAAGACAGGGGAGTTGGACTGCGAATGTTTAGGAGGGGGTCGGATCAGTCATGACAGCCAAGCCAGGAAGATCCACGTTTATGGTTACTCTGTG GGTTTTGGAAGGGCAGACCACTCGGTTTCTACAGAGAAGCTGAAATCTAAATATACAGACTATGAAGTTACATGGTCTAATGAGGGATACTGA
- the phpt1 gene encoding 14 kDa phosphohistidine phosphatase isoform X1 — MAAAQLAAVPVVDIDPSGVFKYVLIRVRSTEENNDSSVDIVRGYSWAEYHADIYDHVTAELEKTGELDCECLGGGRISHDSQARKIHVYGYSVGFGRADHSVSTEKLKSKYTDYEVTWSNEGY, encoded by the exons ATGGCTGCTGCACAACTTGCAGCTGTCCCTGTGGTTGATATCGACCCCAGTGGCGTATTTAAATACGTACTTATTCGAGTCCGTAGTACTGAGGAGAACAACGACTCAAGTGTAGATATAGTCCGAGGTTATTCTTGGGCAGAATATCACG CTGATATATACGACCACGTTACAGCTGAGCTGGAGAAGACAGGGGAGTTGGACTGCGAATGTTTAGGAGGGGGTCGGATCAGTCATGACAGCCAAGCCAGGAAGATCCACGTTTATGGTTACTCTGTG GGTTTTGGAAGGGCAGACCACTCGGTTTCTACAGAGAAGCTGAAATCTAAATATACAGACTATGAAGTTACATGGTCTAATGAGGGATACTGA
- the LOC125724154 gene encoding ectonucleoside triphosphate diphosphohydrolase 2-like → MGKQWCQFLVPIVLLLLGILGILLLVIPMEDMKEPPDYMYGIVLDAGSSHTAMYIYKWPADKQNGTGIVTQHGECHVKGGGISSYAGEPGGAGGSLEVCLNQAVRDIPQSRHRLSPVYLGATAGMRLLNMSSPMESEKILLEVKSKIKSYPFNFQGASILTGQEEGAYGWVTVNYLLENFAKYGFIGRWLNPGKGTVGALDLGGASTQITFATQDTVEDKRNNMKLRLYGQDYILYTHSFLCYGQDQVLLRVLARLLKSQGYSDFIYHPCYPADYNASVNLGDVFDSPCTVKDKPQAYNPYRRVMVQGLGEYQHCLANVSNILSFSECRFSKCSFDGIFQPNVTGSYMAFAGFYYTYSFLQHATGITASTPAFLKGAAQTVCNMTFNDMLAKAPGLNKRLHNYCTASVYIQVLMLEGYGFDERSFPRVSFQKKVGDASIGWALGYMLSLSSFLPAESLGIRKALRPEAWACLLVLFALLLFLILGYLLMQVSRRKKGSADII, encoded by the exons TATGGGATCGTCCTGGATGCCGGCTCCTCGCACACTGCCATGTACATCTACAAGTGGCCCGCAGACAAGCAGAACGGAACGGGAATAGTGACCCAGCACGGGGAGTGCCATGTTAAAG GGGGAGGGATCTCTAGCTATGCGGGGGAACCTGGAGGTGCGGGGGGCAGTTTGGAGGTGTGTCTGAACCAGGCAGTGCGGGATATTCCACAATCCCGACACCGGCTCTCCCCTGTGTACCTGGGCGCTACAGCGGGCATGAGGCTACTCAA CATGTCCAGTCCAATGGAGTCAGAGAAAATCCTGCTGGAGGTGAAGAGCAAAATCAAGTCATACCCTTTCAACTTCCAGGGAGCGTCCATTTTGACTGGCCAGGAAGAGGGGGCATATGGTTGGGTCACAGTCAACTATTTGCTagaaaattttgcaaag TATGGCTTTATTGGTCGCTGGCTGAACCCAGGGAAAGGTACAGTGGGCGCCTTGGATTTAGGAGGTGCGTCCACCCAGATCACGTTTGCAACACAGGACACAGTGGAGGACAAGAGGAACAACATGAAACTTCGCCTGTATGGTCAGGACTATATTCTGTACACTCACAGCTTCCTGTGTTACGGCCAGGACCAGGTCCTACTCAGGGTCCTCGCCCGACTCCTCAAG TCTCAGGGTTACAGCGACTTCATTTACCATCCCTGCTATCCAGCAGACTACAATGCCTCTGTGAATTTGGGTGACGTCTTTGACTCCCCATGTACGGTGAAGGACAAACCCCAAGCCTACAATCCCTATAGAAGAGTGATGGTGCAAGGCCTAGGTGAATACCAACACTGCCTTGCCAATGTATCCAACATCTTATCCTTCAGTGAATGCAGATTCTCCAAGTGCTCCTTTGATGGCATCTTTCAGCCCAATGTCACAGGCAGCTACATG GCATTCGCTGGCTTCTACTACACCTACTCTTTTCTGCAGCATGCCACGGGAATCACAGCCAGTACTCCTGCTTTTCTGAAAGGGGCGGCGCAGACTGTCTGCAACATGACCTTCAATGAT ATGCTGGCCAAGGCCCCAGGGCTGAATAAACGGCTGCACAATTACTGCACAGCCTCTGTGTATATCCAGGTGTTAATGCTGGAAGGCTATGGTTTCGACGAGCGTTCCTTCCCACGCGTGTCCTTCCAGAAAAAG GTGGGGGACGCCTCCATCGGCTGGGCCCTGGGCTACATGCTGAGTCTGAGCAGCTTTCTGCCAGCGGAAAGCCTGGGAATCCGGAAGGCTCTGCGGCCAGAAGCCTGGGCTTGCCTGCTTGTTCTGTTTGCTCTGCTCCTCTTCCTGATTTTGGGATACCTGCTGATGCAAGTCAGTCGGCGTAAGAAGGGAAGCGCAGACATCATCTAG